GCCCGCTCAGCTCGCCGCGCGGCGCAGGAAGGCCGGGATATCGAGCAGGTCTTCGTCGGCCATATTGCGCGGAATGGAGCGCCCGTAGGCATCGAGCGGCCGATCGGCCACAGGCCGCGCATAGATCGGCCGCGCCGGTTGCTCCGCCGGCTGGCCGGCTTCGGCGCCGAGCGGCGGGCTTTCCGCTGGCGGAAGGGGTGCACTGCGCTCGATGCGATCGGCGATGCGGCGACCGTCGTTGCGTAAGCGGCCGGCGAGCTGCGTGAGCGCGGTTTCCACCGGTTGCGCCTGGAGCGCCGGGTCGACATTGTCAATGCCGGTCGCCACCACCGAGACGCGGACGATGCCTTCGAGGCTTTCGTCGAACGACGCGCCGACGATGATGTTGGCGTCCGGGTCGGCCTCGTCGCGAATGCGGGTTGCGGCTTCGTCGACCTCGTACAGCATGAGATCCTTGCCGCCGGTGATGGAGATGATGAGGCCGCTGGCGCGCTTGATCGAGGGGTTCTCGATCAGCGGATTGGAGATGGCGGCGACCGCGGCCGCGAGCACGCGCTTCTCGCCGGACGCCTCGCCCCGTCCCATCATGGCCTTGCCCTTCTCCTTCATGACGGAGAGGACGTCGGCAAAATCGAGGTTGATCAGGCCTTCCTTGACGATGAGGTCGCTGATGCAGGCGACGCCCGAATACAGCACCTGGTCGGCGAGGGCAAAGGCATCGGCGAACGTGGTCTTCGCGCTGGCCACCCGGAACAAGTTCTGGTTCGGGATGATCAGGAGGGTGTCGACCGTCTTCAGCAGCTCCTCGATGCCGGCTTCGGCAAAGCGCATGCGGCGCTGGCCCTCGAAGTAGAACGGCTTGGTGACCACGCCGATGGTGAGGATGCCGAGCTCGCGCGCGCACCTCGCGACGACCGGTGCCGCCCCGGTGCCGGTGCCGCCGCCCATGCCGGCCGTCACGAACACCATGTGTGCGCCGGTCAGCTGCTCGCGGATCGTGTCGATCGCCTCTTCGGCCGCGGCGCGTCCGAGTTCGGGCTGCGAGCCGGCGCCAAGGCCCGCGGTGACCTTCGTGCCGAGCTGGATCAGGCGCGTCGCCTTCGACATCGCCAGCGCCTGCGCGTCGGTGTTGGCGACGACGAACTCGACGCCCTGCAGCCCGGCCGTGATCATGTTGTTGACCGCGTTGCCGCCGGCGCCACCGACGCCGAACACGACGATGCGGGCCTTCATTTCATGGATGTCGGTGATGCCTGCCATGCTTCCCTCGTGTTTGCTCCGGCAAGCCGGGTCTGGAGAAAGTCTCGCGTGCTATCTGCGGGCCGCGCGGTCTGATTGAACGATCGCGGCGGCCAGATGTCCCAAACGAAGCGCGGCCTGTCCCACGATCCCGCCGCCGGCGCGGCGACCGCTGCGCAGAACCGCCACTTCGTCTTCCAGTCGTGTCGCCCAGGCATTGGCGGCGGTCGTCTCGGCGGCGGCCTGCGTCAGCTCGATGGCGAGGCGATCGGCGCGCTCCCGCTCGCGCTCGAACACCGCCCGGTAGGCGGTTGCGACCTCCTCGAGCCGCGCGATCTCCGCCTTGAAGACTTCGATCGTGACCGCCTCGATCCGTGCCAGGGAAGCATCGATCCAGTCTGCCCGGCGGGCGCGTCGCGGGCGGGGCGTGTAGCGGAGTGTGGAGAGATCGACGCTGACCACGGCCTTGCCTTCGGCCGACCGCTGGCGCGGCAACCGCCGTCGCCGCACCAGCGCCCGCGCGGCCTCGCGCGAGACATTGAGGCGGCTACCCAGATCGGCATACGTCAACAACTCAACGCACATCGGCGCTTCTCCTGGAGCGAACCGGGAAGGCATTTCGAGCTAATGATGGCTGGACGATTACCGCAGGCTAGGCTGCGTTGGTTAATGGACGGTTAACGGGAGAGGGGGGTGTTTACCGGGTGGGGTCAGCGTGCCGGCCCCCGAGACCGCGGAATATCATCGGCCTCAGGCGGTGGGTATGTTTTCCGAGATCTCGTTGCCGGTGTAGTCACAGCAGATGACCAGGTTTTTGGGTGAGGATTTGGGGGCGGTGTTGGGTGCGTGCTCTACGGTGAACCCTCTGGCTGCTGCCGTCACGAGTATGGGCAGGAATAAGCAATTTTCTAGGGGGCGGCGCTAGTTTGCATTTCCTTCGGGCGGCATTTGATCAAGTTCATCAGGGTTGGGGACAGCCAGCAGTGCCGTTGCCTCCAACTCCGGCAACATCTCCACGGAACGTAACTTTCGGTCTATCGCGCGTTTTCGAACAGACACGTCATCAATAGTATTGGATGCCTCCTGAAGCTTTCTTTGTACTCTTTCGAGCACAGCGCCATATTTACCGAACTCCGATTTCACGGCGCCGAGAATCTGCCACACCTCGCTTGATCGCTTCTGAATTGCAAGTGCGGAAGCCCATGCGTAAACTGTTCAAAAGAGCAAGTAATGTCGTTGGCCCTGTGACGAGTATTCTGTTCTCGCGCTGAAGACAGTCTGCAAGGCCCGGCCTTCTAATGACCTCGGCATATAACCCTTCGGTAGGCAGAAACAGCACTCCAAAATCGGTGCTGAATGGTGGATGGACATATTTAGTTGAGATATCATTGGCCGCTTGCCGTATACGCGCTTCCAACGCCTTGCCAGCAATTTCAACCGCGTCCACATCGCCGCGCTCCGAAGCATCGATCAATCGTTCGTAATCCTCGGTCGGAAATTTTGCATCGATTGGCAACCACAGGGGGCCGCCTTCGCCACCTGGCAGTTTGATCGAAAATTCGACTCTTTGATTGCTGCTTGGTCTCACTTCGACATTCTTTTCGTACTGATCGGGCGCCATGGCCTGCTCGAGCAGGCTTGCCAAGGTAACCTCACCCCAAGTGCCCCTGGTGCGGACATTCGTCATCATGCGCTTTAGATCACCCACGCCAGTTGCCAAAGTCTGCATTTCGCCCAAGCCTCGGAATACCTGTTCGAGCTGATCGCTAACCAACTTGAAGCTACTATTGAGTCGTTGCTCCAATGTATCGTGAAGCTTCTCTTCGACGGTTGCTCGCATCTGTTCAAGCTTCGTAGCGTTGTCATTGCGAATGGTCTCAAGACGAGTTTCTACCGCAACACGAACTCCTTCTTGAGCCTTTTCCAATCTTTCAGCGAGAGACGAAAGAGTATTGTTCACGTTGCCAAGCCGCTCACTCTGAAGCTCACTTGACTGAGTAAGCGAGTCGTTCACGCTCGTGCCTAGGCGATAGAAGCTGTTGCTGAGTTCGTCTTTCAGTACGCGGGCCGTCTCCGCATGCCCCGTCAGGTTCTGCTCAAGCTTTTGTTCGATCATACTCCGAAGGTTGTCTCGATTGGCGACCGCTTAGATAGGTAAGTCAAAAGCGAGAGAACGGCAGCAATCAAGCTAATCCCGCCTGCCGCAGACAATAGCGAAATGTTCAAATCCATATGCCCCCCGAAGAAAAAGACTAACGATCAATTTCGGCCCACGTCTCCTTGCTACGCTTTCCGACGGAGATCGAACGACAAGTTCGCTGATGATTAGGCCAGCGCTGATCGTCTTTCCAAGGCCAACATCGTCCGCGAGCAGGGTCACTGGAAGACGACGACAGAATGTAACGAGGTTTGTAACTTGGTGATGGTAGGGAGTGAGACGATCGCTCCACCTCGGCGTTGACTTAAAGTCTTCGGCTCGATCAATAACGATTGGGTCGGTCAGATCCCATTCGAGACCTGCTCGGTAAATTCGATACTCGTCGGGTTCTCTGATCCTGCTAAGAATCTTCGACTTAAATTCAGTGGCGACGTCCATCCCCCGCCCCAATCTGAGACGTGCTCAACCGCAGGATGCTCGGTGCTACCCTTGCGGGCAAGTGCTTTCGTCGATGTACTGGTGCGCCCCACAAAGAAAAACGGCCGGATCTTCCGATCCGGCCGCTACTCGAACTCTACTGGCTAAGCCTACGCCACGCGACGCAACTTAGCCCTGCCCAATTCTTCAAATCTTTAGCTCGCCTTCTTCTCCGGCGCGGTGGTCGGGCCGACCTTCTTCTGGATGGCGCGCTTCAGCTCGAGGGCGCGCGGCGACAGGGCGTCGGCGTTGGCCTTGAGCAGGTAGGCATCCAGGCCGCCATTGTGGTCGACGCTCTTCACCGCGTTGGTGGAGACGCGCAGGCGCACGTTGCGCTCCAGGGCTTCCGACTGGAACGTCACGTTGACGAGGTTCGGCAGGAAGCGGCGCTTGGTCTTGATGTTGGAGTGGCTGACCTTGTGGCCGACGAGGGGGCCCTTGGCCGTCAGTTCGCAGCGGCGAGACATGGCAATATCCTTATCCTGAACCCCCAACGGGTTGCGGCCGCCATTCGGGGCGCCACGGGGGCAAATTCTCTGTCCTTGCAGGGAGCGGGCGGACGTATAGGGGGGAAGGGGCGGGTAGTCAAGGATTTGGGGCGGCTGGGACGCGGGTTTCGCGCTTCTGCCTCGGCTGTCATCGCCCGCGCAGGCGCGCGATCCAGTACGACGAGACGGCTGTGGTCGACCAGAGCGGCCGCGGCGTACTGGATGCCCCGCCTGCGCGGGGCATGACAGTGGAATAGGGGCAGAGAGGGATACCTCTCCGATCACCAAAACGGCAATGATCGGAACGCCTTACCATCACATAAAGGGCGCAATCGCACCGGAAGAATCCGGTGGAGTTCCGCGCCCGAGGGCCCGGACGCATTGCCTGCCGCTGGATTCGGCTTAAGTAACGGCCATTGGCGCCCCGATTGGAAAGTTTTGTGCCCATCCTTTTCCCTTCCTCGCCCCGGCGCTCGGCCGGCCAGCTGGCCCTCGCGGGCCTGTGCGGCCTCGCCTTGGCGTGGGGCGCGGCGCCGGCGGCGGCGCAGGGCAAGCTCGAAGCGCAATATGAGGCTTCGCTTGCCGGCATTCCCGTCGGCAAGGGCGCCTGGAATATCGACATCCAGGACGACGTGTTCGCGGCTGCGGCCTCCGGCGGCACGTCGGGGCTGCTGAAATCCTTCACGGGCGGGTCCGGCACCGGCGCGAGCCAGGGGCGCGTCGTCAACGGCGCGCTGGTGGCGACCGGCTATCAGGCCTCCACCACCACGCAGAAGAAGACCGAAGAGATCCGCATCACCCTCG
This genomic stretch from Bradyrhizobium daqingense harbors:
- the ftsZ gene encoding cell division protein FtsZ: MAGITDIHEMKARIVVFGVGGAGGNAVNNMITAGLQGVEFVVANTDAQALAMSKATRLIQLGTKVTAGLGAGSQPELGRAAAEEAIDTIREQLTGAHMVFVTAGMGGGTGTGAAPVVARCARELGILTIGVVTKPFYFEGQRRMRFAEAGIEELLKTVDTLLIIPNQNLFRVASAKTTFADAFALADQVLYSGVACISDLIVKEGLINLDFADVLSVMKEKGKAMMGRGEASGEKRVLAAAVAAISNPLIENPSIKRASGLIISITGGKDLMLYEVDEAATRIRDEADPDANIIVGASFDESLEGIVRVSVVATGIDNVDPALQAQPVETALTQLAGRLRNDGRRIADRIERSAPLPPAESPPLGAEAGQPAEQPARPIYARPVADRPLDAYGRSIPRNMADEDLLDIPAFLRRAAS
- the rpmB gene encoding 50S ribosomal protein L28, producing MSRRCELTAKGPLVGHKVSHSNIKTKRRFLPNLVNVTFQSEALERNVRLRVSTNAVKSVDHNGGLDAYLLKANADALSPRALELKRAIQKKVGPTTAPEKKAS